One part of the Eleginops maclovinus isolate JMC-PN-2008 ecotype Puerto Natales chromosome 14, JC_Emac_rtc_rv5, whole genome shotgun sequence genome encodes these proteins:
- the LOC134876134 gene encoding N-acyl-aromatic-L-amino acid amidohydrolase (carboxylate-forming) B-like, producing the protein MEVDEPVCLPRLPRVAVCGGTHGNELSGVYLVRELLKMAKKEEEEEHLSVLMVLSNPRAMLQCRRYVDTDLNRCFTRATLNGPVSDVAPYEIIRSLELNRMLGPKGSPAAVDLVCDLHNTTANMGLCLIAYSDCDWICLHIFKHLQREMPDTPIRFIHFDVSSRESYSLDSVGKHGFAMEIGPQSHGVVRSNVYTAMRVGVQNMLDWVRFFNSGTIFEGGFVEVFSMVKHIDYPRDRETRNITAAIHPQLQDRDFCLLQPGDPLFQTFSGETLPYKGKDPLYPFFINECAYYEKGIALSLARKRRVMIPAIRVQTEQEQEAYVQEFTSEEEE; encoded by the exons ATGGAGGTGGACGAGCCGGTGTGTTTGCCAAGGCTGCCCCGGGTCGCTGTGTGCGGCGGCACCCATGGCAACGAGCTGTCCGGGGTGTACTTAGTGAGAGAGCTGCTGAAGATGgcaaagaaggaagaggaggaagagcatcTGTCGGTGCTGATGGTGCTGTCCAACCCGAGGGCCATGTTGCAGTGCCGCAGATACGTCGACACGGACCTAAACCGCTGCTTCACCCGCGCCACCCTCAA CGGTCCCGTATCAGACGTTGCACCCTACGAGATTATCAGATCCCTAGAACTGAACCGCATGCTGGGTCCCAAAGGCAGTCCTGCGGCGGTGGACCTTGTTTGTGACCTCCACAACACCACTGCCAACATGGGCCTGTGCCTCATCGCATACTCGGACTGCGACTGGATCTGCCTGCACATATTCAAACACCTGCAG AGGGAGATGCCAGATACACCAATCAGGTTCATCCATTTTGATGTCTCCAGCAGAGAGTCCTATTCCCTTGATTCAGTGGGAAAACACGGCTTTG CCATGGAGATCGGCCCCCAGTCCCACGGGGTTGTCAGGTCAAACGTCTATACGGCGATGCGGGTTGGCGTACAGAACATGCTAGATTGGGTCCGTTTCTTCAACTCAG gGACTATATTTGAAGGAGGATTTGTGGAAGTGTTTTCCATGGTTAAACATATTGACTACCCAAGAGACAGGGAAACACGCAACATCACGGCAGCCATTCATCCTCAACTCCAG GACCGAGACTTCTGCCTGCTCCAACCCGGAGACCCGCTGTTCCAGACTTTCTCAGGTGAAACTCTGCCGTATAAAGGCAAGGACCCTCTTTACCCTTTCTTCATCAATGAATGTGCTTATTACGAGAAGGGCATCGCTCTCTCCCTTGCGAGAAAAAGGCGTGTGATGATTCCTGCCATCCGGGTGCAGAcagagcaggagcaggaagCGTACGTACAGGAATTCActtcagaggaagaggagtga